A single genomic interval of Anopheles marshallii chromosome 2, idAnoMarsDA_429_01, whole genome shotgun sequence harbors:
- the LOC128709596 gene encoding fasciclin-3-like, which translates to MRNNHRRNLALLVAFCSCYSLLAPVQSQHIETVPASPSFHALYERNVDLLCRSDKPFDHCQVQLPGPSSIAYDVDSLPGGVKRIGDGSRGECGVRLSTITSERFGKFVCKLTISGEQHEATIELRQLVAPRTTDLKISKYTTLVDGGIRANQMLKARCTSRMGLPASNLTWFLDGKPIDESLLKPVQITTEMQDQKNLETIQQEVNMYVTPEQNGLVLECVVNHPAFRTEQRSSIPLNIKFAPEEIPHIHIDELPASGSATVNITIHANPQPITRWTVNGRLIKEGESIDIYQAYIPRPTSSKGDYRVLLKNNDCTKERATLYTLEATNVLGTQTYIIKAVRVDDAGTEVIRNDDYNYHDDGNGSTFWLISVWTFFCSVMATRLL; encoded by the exons ATGAGGAATAATCATCGCAGAAATCTTGCCCTTCTGGTGGCATTTTGTTCGTGCTACA GTCTACTAGCACCGGTACAGTCGCAGCACATAGAAACCGTGCCCGCGTCACCATCGTTCCACGCACTGTACGAACGCAACGTGGATCTTCTGTGCCGGTCGGACAAACCCTTCGACCACTGCCAAGTTCAGCTTCCCGGTCCGTCCTCCATAGCATACGACGTCGATAGCTTGCCCGGTGGCGTCAAGCGCATCGGGGATGGTTCCCGCGGTGAGTGTGGCGTACGATTGTCCACCATTACTTCCGAACGGTTCGGAAAGTTCGTCTGCAAACTCACGATCAGTGGCGAACAGCATGAAGCAACGATCGAGCTACGGCAGCTCGTCGCACCGCGCACAACAGACCTGAAGATCTCCAAGTACACGACGCTCGTTGACGGTGGCATACGGGCGAACCAGATGCTGAAGGCGAGATGCACCTCCCGGATGGGATTACCGGCATCGAACCTAACCTGGTTCCTGGACGGCAAACCGATCGACGAGAGCCTGCTCAAACCGGTCCAGATTACCACCGAAATGCAGGACCAGAAAAATCTGGAAACTATCCAGCAGGAGGTGAACATGTACGTCACACCGGAACAGAACGGTTTGGTGCTGGAGTGTGTGGTTAATCATCCCGCATTTAGAACCGAGCAACGGTCGTCCATTCCACTAAACATCAAGT TCGCACCGGAAGAGATACCACACATCCATATCGATGAGCTGCCGGCAAGCGGAAGTGCAACGGTCAACATTACAATCCATGCCAACCCGCAACCCATCACCCGATGGACGGTCAATGGGCGGCTGATAAAGGAGGGCGAATCGATAGACATCTACCAGGCATACATACCGCGTCCAACATCC AGTAAGGGCGACTACAGGGTGCTGCTTAAAAACAACGACTGTACGAAGGAGCGAGCGACGCTGTACACGCTCGAGGCCACGAACGTACTCGGCACGCAGACGTACATCATCAAGGCGGTGCGGGTGGACGATGCGGGCACGGAGGTGATCCGGAACGATGACTACAACTACCACGATGACGGCAACGGATCTACCTTCTGGCTGATAAGCGTCTGGACGTTCTTCTGCTCCGTGATGGCTACACGTCTGTTGTGA